One Cupriavidus taiwanensis LMG 19424 DNA segment encodes these proteins:
- a CDS encoding AraC family transcriptional regulator, translating into MFGKSENRDDYQAIAQPVGGMARKLKDGFYIAPHSHPRAQLIYAYVGAILVTTDFGSWVVPPQRAVWVPCNVKHAMQACGDVEMRTVYVREDAVPGELHGCCVVAVPPLLRELISAAVRMPLAYDEGSRDGLVVQLLLQELRPLSVVPLHLPMPRDPRLGKICAKILDDPSDETSVQTWSRSVGASERTIIRLFPEETGMTYSRWKQQARLMAAVRLLAEGCHVTDIALQLGYESPSAFSAMFRRALGMTPTEYFRDRSGE; encoded by the coding sequence ATGTTCGGAAAAAGCGAAAACCGCGATGACTACCAGGCGATAGCGCAACCGGTCGGCGGCATGGCGCGCAAGCTGAAGGATGGGTTCTATATCGCCCCGCATTCGCATCCGCGCGCGCAGCTGATCTATGCCTATGTCGGGGCTATCCTGGTCACCACGGACTTCGGTTCGTGGGTCGTGCCGCCCCAGCGCGCCGTCTGGGTGCCTTGCAACGTCAAGCACGCCATGCAGGCGTGCGGCGACGTGGAGATGCGCACCGTCTACGTTCGCGAAGATGCCGTACCGGGCGAGTTGCACGGCTGTTGCGTGGTCGCGGTGCCGCCGCTGCTGCGCGAGCTGATCTCGGCCGCCGTGCGCATGCCGCTGGCCTATGACGAAGGCAGCCGCGACGGCCTGGTGGTGCAGCTTTTGCTGCAGGAGTTGCGTCCGCTGTCGGTGGTCCCGCTGCATCTGCCAATGCCAAGGGACCCACGCCTGGGCAAGATCTGCGCGAAGATCCTCGACGATCCCTCGGACGAGACCTCGGTCCAGACGTGGAGCCGCTCGGTTGGCGCCAGCGAACGGACCATCATCCGTCTGTTTCCGGAAGAAACGGGGATGACGTATAGCCGCTGGAAGCAGCAGGCGCGGCTGATGGCCGCGGTTCGCCTGCTTGCCGAGGGTTGCCATGTCACGGACATCGCCCTTCAGCTTGGATACGAGAGTCCAAGCGCATTCAGCGCCATGTTCAGACGAGCGCTTGGCATGACCCCCACCGAGTATTTCCGCGACCGGAGCGGCGAGTAG
- a CDS encoding RidA family protein gives MSVMDRIQAAGIVLPAAAMPKALYVPYTLHRGLLTISGQLPLQDGKPVFVGKVPGAVSVEAAQAAARLCLANLLGWVAAAVDGDFERIRGIVRVGGYVAADPGFNDAPLVINAASELLNRIFAERGRHARLALGVASLPFGAPVEIEATFALDA, from the coding sequence ATGTCAGTGATGGATCGTATCCAAGCAGCGGGCATCGTCCTGCCTGCCGCCGCAATGCCCAAGGCACTATATGTCCCGTACACGCTGCACCGTGGCTTGCTGACGATATCGGGACAGCTGCCGCTGCAGGACGGCAAGCCCGTGTTTGTCGGCAAGGTGCCCGGTGCGGTCAGCGTCGAGGCAGCGCAGGCGGCGGCTCGGCTTTGCCTGGCTAACCTGCTGGGCTGGGTGGCCGCCGCGGTCGATGGCGATTTCGAACGGATCCGGGGCATCGTGCGGGTAGGCGGCTACGTTGCAGCGGATCCGGGTTTCAACGATGCGCCGCTGGTGATCAACGCCGCGTCGGAGCTTCTCAACCGGATTTTTGCCGAGCGCGGGCGCCACGCCCGCCTTGCGCTCGGCGTGGCGAGCCTTCCGTTCGGTGCCCCGGTTGAGATCGAGGCAACCTTTGCACTGGACGCCTAG
- a CDS encoding adenylosuccinate synthetase codes for MGAATKTGYADVLVGLQFGDEGKARIVDHLAAGYDVIARFNGGANAGHTIATPSGALRLRQVPSGVLHPGVALYIGSGCVVGLQQLASEIAMLAAQGISLEGRLTISDRCPLVQPRHVLADRRDGARIGTTGNGIGPCYADLAARMRGAERVAFQLRDLWCDEGRVFELMTRLASQADDDDEAIAAMVDGMRHAWRVVRPFVTNDAVALLRRVEAGARVLFEGAQSVMLDVVHGVQPWVTSSHTLPAYAYVGGDLPCRYHRKTIGVAKAIVSRVGNGPLPTELGGQRSEAYCAAAAHAGRGRADEAASHDPLKLLAEADAFSTGVAIRMLANEYGTGTGRPRRVGLLDVAQLQRAIQQAGVDEVYLNKCDSLAAFSHTPERCIPVIVAGEAGSASQRVLQFPAFAHGSIPTDAASPLPPQLEALLAWLAHAIGRPLRGIGLGPERAQMRLLEPNQQTTP; via the coding sequence ATGGGCGCCGCGACAAAGACCGGCTATGCCGACGTCCTGGTGGGCCTGCAATTTGGCGACGAGGGCAAGGCCCGAATCGTTGATCACCTCGCTGCCGGGTATGACGTGATTGCGCGTTTCAATGGCGGGGCCAACGCCGGACATACCATCGCCACGCCCTCCGGTGCGCTGCGGCTGCGGCAAGTGCCTTCTGGCGTGCTGCACCCTGGCGTTGCGCTTTACATCGGCTCGGGTTGCGTGGTTGGGTTGCAGCAGCTGGCATCCGAGATTGCGATGCTGGCGGCCCAAGGTATCAGCCTGGAGGGACGGCTGACAATCAGCGACAGGTGTCCGCTGGTTCAGCCGCGGCATGTGCTGGCGGACCGCCGCGATGGCGCACGGATCGGCACCACCGGCAACGGCATCGGTCCGTGCTACGCCGATCTGGCGGCCCGGATGCGGGGCGCTGAGCGTGTTGCGTTCCAGTTGCGCGACCTGTGGTGTGACGAGGGCCGGGTATTCGAACTGATGACCCGGCTGGCATCGCAGGCCGACGACGATGACGAAGCCATAGCGGCGATGGTGGACGGCATGCGCCACGCGTGGAGGGTGGTTCGGCCGTTCGTGACGAATGATGCTGTCGCGCTGTTGCGGCGCGTCGAGGCCGGTGCAAGGGTACTGTTCGAGGGCGCGCAGTCGGTGATGCTGGATGTGGTGCATGGCGTCCAGCCGTGGGTCACGTCCAGCCACACGCTCCCCGCCTATGCCTACGTAGGCGGAGATCTGCCGTGCCGCTATCACCGCAAGACCATCGGCGTGGCCAAGGCCATCGTCTCCCGGGTCGGCAACGGCCCGCTGCCGACCGAACTGGGCGGGCAGCGTTCCGAAGCCTATTGCGCCGCGGCGGCACATGCGGGCCGCGGCCGCGCCGACGAAGCGGCAAGCCACGATCCGCTGAAGTTGCTCGCCGAAGCGGATGCATTCTCGACCGGCGTGGCGATCCGGATGCTGGCGAACGAGTACGGCACCGGCACCGGCCGGCCACGGCGCGTGGGCCTGCTTGACGTTGCGCAACTGCAGCGCGCGATACAGCAGGCCGGCGTCGACGAGGTGTATCTCAACAAATGCGACAGCCTGGCCGCCTTTTCCCATACGCCCGAGCGTTGCATTCCGGTAATCGTCGCTGGCGAGGCCGGTAGCGCAAGCCAGCGCGTGCTGCAATTTCCCGCGTTTGCGCACGGCTCCATACCGACGGATGCCGCCTCGCCGCTGCCCCCGCAGCTTGAAGCGCTGCTCGCATGGCTGGCGCACGCCATCGGCCGGCCCCTGCGCGGCATCGGACTAGGACCGGAACGCGCGCAAATGCGGCTTCTTGAACCCAACCAGCAGACCACACCATGA
- a CDS encoding pyridoxamine 5'-phosphate oxidase family protein, which translates to MTSSTPAYLRGEMRRTDLAWTDWPAIEAFLKDELICRVAVHDEPYPYVTAQSFTFTGDAFLIHSSRFGKLAAAIRANPLVTIEIDRPVALLKAPKGQNTSLEYFSVIARCEVRLRDSTEEVRAHQYQALDKFRPEKDYSPIEDGAASQIVAYRCEIRELSAKKRILADGQYSPPGQPRAPYLRYPFQSGATLSGLPPEAFDPRRFGGK; encoded by the coding sequence ATGACAAGTTCAACCCCCGCCTACCTGCGCGGCGAGATGCGCAGGACCGACCTGGCCTGGACCGACTGGCCGGCCATCGAAGCCTTTCTGAAGGATGAGCTGATCTGCCGCGTGGCGGTGCATGACGAACCGTACCCCTATGTCACGGCGCAGAGTTTTACCTTCACCGGCGACGCGTTCCTGATCCACAGTTCCAGGTTCGGCAAGCTTGCCGCCGCGATCCGGGCGAACCCGCTGGTCACGATCGAAATCGATCGGCCCGTGGCCTTGCTGAAGGCGCCGAAGGGCCAGAACACCAGCCTCGAGTATTTCAGCGTCATCGCGCGCTGTGAAGTCCGGCTGCGTGACAGTACCGAGGAGGTGCGCGCGCATCAGTACCAGGCGCTGGACAAGTTCCGGCCCGAGAAGGACTACTCGCCGATCGAGGACGGCGCGGCCAGCCAGATCGTGGCCTATCGCTGCGAGATCCGCGAGTTGAGCGCGAAGAAGCGCATCCTCGCTGACGGACAGTATTCGCCGCCAGGGCAGCCGCGCGCGCCGTACCTGCGCTATCCGTTCCAGTCCGGTGCGACGCTGTCCGGTCTGCCGCCGGAAGCGTTCGATCCCCGTCGGTTTGGGGGGAAGTAG
- a CDS encoding MFS transporter translates to MKHTPLELMRVRTGDRLERLPVCGYHRLLFAIIALAFFFDNLDLAMMTYLLGSIRTEFGLTAAQAGMLGSASFVGMALGALSSGMLADRFGRKPVFQVSMIIWGVGSYLCSTASNPMELGAYRLLLGIGMGMELPLAQTLMSEFIPARQRGKYLALMDGNWPIAFICAGLMSYYVLSAYTWRTMFLLGAVPALFLIVVRRFVPESPRWLESQGRHAEAAGIVERIEQSVMRRMKLDALPEVTPAAAAAEPEATGLRVLWSRAYRSRTLTVWGLWFFALLGFYGLNTWIGALLQQSGLDVTKSVLYTVYISIGGIPGFLWAAWVVERWGRKPACVATLVGGACMVFIYGRVAGSASEPLALFLSGGMMQFFMFGMWAVLYTYTPELYPTRARASGCGMASTVGRIGSLLGPTLVGLVLPVAGQAGVFCLGALCFLAAAAIVLRFGIETRGRALEAIAD, encoded by the coding sequence ATGAAGCACACCCCTCTCGAGCTGATGCGCGTGCGCACCGGCGACCGCCTGGAACGGCTGCCCGTATGCGGGTATCACCGCCTTCTGTTTGCAATCATTGCGCTGGCCTTCTTCTTCGACAATCTCGACCTGGCCATGATGACGTATTTGCTGGGTTCGATACGCACGGAGTTCGGCTTGACCGCTGCGCAAGCGGGCATGCTCGGAAGCGCCAGCTTTGTCGGCATGGCCCTCGGCGCGCTCAGTTCGGGAATGCTTGCCGACAGGTTCGGACGCAAGCCCGTGTTCCAGGTCAGCATGATCATCTGGGGCGTGGGCAGCTATCTCTGTTCGACCGCGAGCAACCCCATGGAACTGGGCGCATACCGGCTCTTGCTCGGCATCGGCATGGGCATGGAGCTGCCACTGGCACAGACGCTGATGTCGGAGTTCATCCCGGCTCGGCAGCGCGGCAAGTACCTGGCATTGATGGACGGCAACTGGCCGATCGCGTTCATCTGCGCTGGCCTGATGTCGTACTACGTGCTGAGCGCCTATACCTGGCGCACGATGTTCCTGCTTGGCGCGGTGCCGGCGCTCTTCCTGATCGTGGTGCGGCGCTTCGTGCCCGAGTCTCCGCGCTGGCTGGAATCGCAGGGGCGCCATGCCGAAGCCGCAGGGATCGTCGAACGTATCGAGCAGTCGGTGATGCGGCGGATGAAGCTTGATGCATTGCCGGAAGTCACTCCGGCGGCTGCGGCGGCGGAGCCGGAGGCAACGGGATTGCGCGTGCTGTGGTCGCGCGCGTACCGCAGCCGGACCCTGACTGTCTGGGGGCTGTGGTTCTTTGCCCTGCTGGGGTTCTACGGCCTCAATACGTGGATCGGCGCGCTGCTGCAGCAATCGGGGCTGGATGTGACCAAGTCCGTGTTGTACACGGTGTATATCTCGATCGGCGGGATTCCGGGCTTCCTTTGGGCGGCGTGGGTGGTGGAGCGCTGGGGACGCAAGCCTGCCTGCGTGGCGACGCTGGTCGGCGGGGCCTGCATGGTCTTTATCTATGGCCGGGTCGCTGGTTCGGCGTCGGAGCCGTTGGCGCTATTCCTCTCCGGCGGCATGATGCAGTTCTTTATGTTCGGCATGTGGGCGGTGCTCTATACCTACACCCCGGAGCTCTATCCCACGCGCGCTCGCGCTTCTGGCTGTGGCATGGCTTCGACGGTGGGGCGCATCGGCTCGCTGCTGGGGCCGACGCTGGTGGGCCTGGTGCTGCCCGTCGCGGGGCAAGCTGGCGTGTTCTGCCTGGGCGCGCTGTGTTTCCTTGCCGCGGCGGCAATCGTGCTCCGGTTCGGCATCGAAACCCGCGGCAGGGCGCTGGAAGCGATTGCCGACTAA
- a CDS encoding Ohr family peroxiredoxin, producing the protein MANKGLQAPPLSLLDKYRGPGFDPLYTTTVTVTGGETGHGRASGVARSDDGNLVLDLRLPAALGGPGHGTNPEQLFAAGYAACFHGALYLLARRARLRIDNASVEVKVALGRDPVDGAYALVADVRVRMPGVARALAEELVRNTERFCPYVKMARQGIASVVAVVE; encoded by the coding sequence ATGGCAAACAAGGGGCTGCAAGCCCCTCCGCTGAGCCTGCTCGACAAGTACCGCGGGCCGGGCTTCGATCCGCTCTACACCACCACCGTCACCGTCACGGGCGGGGAAACCGGACACGGCCGCGCCTCCGGCGTGGCGCGCTCCGATGACGGCAACCTCGTCCTCGACCTGCGGCTGCCGGCCGCGCTGGGCGGCCCGGGCCACGGCACCAACCCGGAACAGTTGTTCGCCGCGGGCTATGCCGCCTGCTTCCACGGCGCGCTGTACCTGCTGGCCCGGCGCGCCCGCCTCCGTATCGACAACGCCAGCGTGGAAGTCAAGGTCGCCTTGGGCCGCGACCCGGTGGACGGCGCCTATGCGCTGGTCGCTGACGTGCGCGTCCGGATGCCGGGCGTGGCCCGGGCGCTGGCGGAAGAACTGGTGCGCAATACCGAGCGGTTCTGCCCCTATGTGAAGATGGCCAGGCAAGGCATTGCCAGCGTCGTGGCGGTGGTGGAATGA
- a CDS encoding SDR family oxidoreductase has product MKIVVIGGTGLIGSKVVSRLAAQGHEVVAASPRTGVDTLTGAGLDQALKGAKVVVDVANSPSFADDAVLHFFETSGRNLAAAEKAAGVAHHVALSVVGTDKLAQSGYFRGKIAQEALIRNAGIPYTIVRATQFLEFIGGIVQSGADGDTVRLSSASIQPIASDDVAEAVADHSLADPANGIVDIAGPERFALSDLARRYLEATDDPRTVVVDATARYFGAELDDGTLVPDGPARLGKIRFEAWLRQRQQPSA; this is encoded by the coding sequence ATGAAGATCGTTGTGATTGGCGGTACCGGGCTGATCGGCAGCAAGGTCGTGTCCCGCCTTGCCGCGCAGGGCCACGAGGTGGTGGCGGCATCGCCCAGGACCGGCGTCGACACGCTGACCGGCGCCGGCCTCGACCAGGCGCTGAAGGGCGCGAAGGTGGTCGTGGACGTGGCCAATTCGCCGTCGTTCGCCGACGATGCCGTCCTGCATTTCTTCGAGACCTCGGGCCGCAATCTGGCGGCGGCGGAAAAGGCTGCCGGCGTCGCGCACCATGTGGCGCTGTCGGTGGTCGGCACGGACAAGCTCGCCCAGAGCGGCTACTTCCGCGGCAAGATCGCGCAGGAAGCCCTGATCCGCAACGCCGGCATCCCTTACACCATTGTCCGCGCCACGCAGTTCCTCGAGTTCATCGGCGGCATCGTGCAGTCGGGCGCCGACGGCGATACGGTCCGCCTGTCGTCCGCGTCGATCCAGCCGATTGCCTCCGACGATGTGGCCGAGGCCGTGGCCGATCATTCGCTTGCCGATCCCGCCAACGGCATCGTCGATATCGCCGGTCCGGAACGCTTTGCGCTGAGCGACCTGGCGCGACGCTATCTCGAAGCCACCGATGATCCGCGCACGGTGGTCGTCGACGCCACGGCCCGCTATTTCGGCGCCGAGCTGGACGACGGCACGCTGGTCCCCGACGGCCCCGCGCGGCTCGGCAAGATCCGCTTCGAGGCATGGCTGCGCCAGCGCCAGCAGCCGTCGGCATGA
- a CDS encoding GlxA family transcriptional regulator, with translation MARSASAPAAHDSALPFDHHPRGLLFVAFPGMSVLDLTGPQTAFWAASRYARERGLAGYRIYLASEHGGLTASAEGTSVDTLPLDAIDLRRIDTIVLPGAPEMITLLDSAASLVAWLRQAAVQVPRVASVCSGAFLLAQAGLLDGKRAATHWAMHAAFRARFPAVTLDQDAIFVRQDRIWTSAGVTTGIDMALALVEADYGHDISLSAARELAVFIKRPGGQPQLSEMLLTQSRQVPLFEALHLWIVENLSRETLSVEQLAEQAGMSPRNFARVYKQQTGRTPAKGVEHFRLEAARRLLQDPHRPVDQIARQCGFGSEERLRLAFQRHLGVSPSAYRAGVIG, from the coding sequence ATGGCCCGTTCCGCATCTGCGCCCGCCGCACACGACTCTGCCCTGCCGTTCGACCACCACCCGCGGGGCCTGCTGTTCGTCGCCTTTCCCGGCATGAGCGTGCTTGACCTCACCGGGCCGCAAACCGCGTTCTGGGCGGCGTCGCGCTACGCGCGCGAACGCGGCCTGGCCGGCTACCGCATTTACCTGGCCAGCGAGCATGGCGGCCTGACCGCCTCGGCCGAAGGCACGTCCGTGGATACTTTGCCGCTTGATGCCATCGACCTGCGGCGCATCGACACCATCGTCCTGCCCGGCGCGCCCGAGATGATCACGCTGCTGGACAGCGCCGCGTCCCTGGTCGCCTGGCTGCGGCAGGCCGCCGTCCAGGTGCCCCGCGTCGCCTCGGTCTGCAGCGGCGCCTTCCTGCTGGCGCAGGCGGGCCTGCTCGACGGCAAGCGCGCGGCTACCCACTGGGCCATGCATGCGGCGTTCCGCGCGCGCTTTCCCGCGGTCACGCTGGACCAGGACGCCATCTTCGTGCGCCAGGATCGGATCTGGACCTCGGCCGGTGTGACCACCGGCATCGACATGGCGCTGGCGCTGGTCGAAGCGGACTATGGCCACGACATCTCGCTGAGCGCGGCGCGGGAACTGGCGGTGTTCATCAAGCGCCCCGGGGGCCAGCCCCAGCTCAGCGAAATGCTGCTGACGCAGAGCCGGCAGGTGCCGTTGTTCGAGGCCCTTCATCTCTGGATCGTCGAGAACCTGTCGCGGGAGACCCTGTCGGTGGAGCAGCTTGCCGAGCAGGCCGGCATGAGCCCGCGCAACTTTGCACGGGTGTACAAGCAGCAGACCGGCCGCACGCCGGCCAAGGGGGTGGAGCATTTCCGGCTGGAAGCCGCGCGGCGGCTGCTGCAGGACCCGCACCGGCCGGTCGACCAGATCGCCAGGCAATGTGGCTTCGGCAGCGAGGAACGGTTGCGCCTGGCCTTCCAGCGCCACCTGGGCGTCTCGCCCAGCGCGTACCGCGCCGGGGTCATCGGCTGA
- a CDS encoding LysR family transcriptional regulator, whose protein sequence is MGRSGQLQRGQQHGRREGVPDRAPDRADGLSASFAASYAGIIAFMAVATEGSFSRAGERLGIGRSAVSRNVQKLETQLSTRLFLRTTRSTRLTREGERFFENCHQGVAQIVEAMNDMLALRQGPPRGLLRISAATGFGRKVVAPLLTRFSAAYPEISLDLLLDDRPLDFAAEKIDVAFRNGRIEDSSTIARQLIPMQMAVCASPAYAARHGLPLTLDDLVRHQCIHTRVGGARVLEWEFKVDGHLRKLLPAGRLTFNDPDLVLAAVLDGLGLAQMAGYQVCEPIARGALVTALGRHAPDDRGHYLCYLSRQHLPSRIRVFVDFMTDAIRSQNLHCLADFGMDYAKAGPGG, encoded by the coding sequence ATGGGCAGATCCGGCCAGTTGCAACGGGGGCAGCAGCACGGCCGGCGCGAGGGCGTGCCCGACCGCGCCCCCGACCGCGCCGACGGCTTGTCCGCCAGCTTCGCAGCCAGCTATGCCGGCATCATCGCCTTCATGGCGGTGGCCACCGAAGGCAGCTTCTCCAGGGCGGGCGAGCGGCTCGGCATCGGCCGCTCCGCGGTCAGCCGCAATGTGCAGAAGCTGGAAACGCAACTGAGCACACGGCTGTTCCTGCGCACCACGCGTTCCACCCGGCTGACGCGCGAGGGCGAGCGCTTCTTCGAGAACTGCCACCAGGGCGTGGCGCAAATCGTCGAAGCCATGAACGACATGCTCGCGCTGCGCCAGGGGCCGCCCCGCGGCCTGCTGCGCATCAGCGCGGCCACCGGCTTCGGGCGCAAGGTGGTGGCACCGCTGCTGACGCGGTTCTCGGCGGCCTATCCGGAGATCTCGCTTGACCTGCTGCTGGACGACCGCCCGCTGGACTTCGCGGCGGAGAAGATCGACGTGGCGTTCCGCAACGGGCGTATCGAGGATTCCAGCACCATCGCCAGGCAACTGATCCCGATGCAGATGGCGGTGTGCGCGTCGCCGGCGTATGCCGCGCGGCACGGCTTGCCGCTGACGCTGGACGATCTTGTCCGGCATCAATGCATCCATACCCGGGTCGGCGGCGCGCGCGTGCTGGAATGGGAGTTCAAGGTGGACGGCCACCTGCGCAAGCTGCTGCCTGCCGGCAGGCTGACCTTCAACGATCCGGATCTGGTGCTCGCGGCGGTGCTGGACGGGCTGGGCCTGGCGCAGATGGCAGGCTATCAGGTGTGCGAGCCGATCGCCCGCGGCGCGCTGGTCACCGCGCTGGGCCGGCATGCGCCGGACGATCGCGGCCATTATCTCTGCTACCTGAGCCGGCAGCACCTGCCGTCGCGCATCCGCGTGTTCGTCGACTTCATGACGGACGCGATCCGGTCGCAGAACCTGCACTGCCTGGCGGACTTCGGCATGGACTATGCGAAGGCGGGTCCGGGTGGCTGA
- a CDS encoding aconitase family protein, translating to MSAIAATARILFLADSASAMTAQLQGQRMTLATAGALRDDVSTDEITPVPILTHYDDALGRFPYTGYKVEGVCPVPPGAIRDGGFAVTVAGNRYGKGSSREHSPAAEKLAGIRLVIARSFERIYRQNADNIGLFTSTDFSLLSRLEQGESIDADKLVTGRDAIAAAILRHGGLLRFGQAYLSNVEPAPSGHASGPQTLFEKIVERHLLATPVTPERPVAGDGIFVRADWRFIHEYYTGMCAHMLHAAFGKPLQLRDADRIVVFEDHTSYVSESPAHVRGGLVDNVARMCAAQRDFVRDYQLRCHRTLTEDESRGAAVARAAGISHAMMAERYALPGQVVVGTDSHTPHSGALGCVAFGVGTTDMANAFVTGAVRMTLPQCLLVRLHGVLAPGVTAKDVVLHLLARADIKAGAGVGKVFEFTGPVVGAMSIDERATLTNMCAELGGFTGIVAPDAETVRFLKERRGIDFEIEPWMRSDDGAAFGATLDIDCGTLEPMVARPGDPGNGMPLAALTQRVAVDIAYGGSCTAGKREDFDRYHEVLHWAVQRGLRLAPQVTLYLQFGTTDVRDYCIRQGYMETFQAIGARILQPSCGACANCGPGSSERPEQVTVSSINRNFPGRSGPGQVWLASPLTVAASAICGELVSFEELQRRYRDGAA from the coding sequence ATGAGCGCCATCGCGGCCACGGCCCGCATCCTGTTCCTCGCCGATTCCGCGTCGGCCATGACGGCACAACTGCAGGGCCAGCGGATGACGCTGGCCACCGCCGGCGCGCTGCGCGACGACGTTTCCACGGACGAGATCACGCCGGTGCCGATCCTGACGCACTATGACGACGCGCTCGGCCGCTTTCCCTATACCGGCTACAAGGTCGAAGGTGTGTGCCCGGTCCCGCCCGGCGCGATCCGCGATGGCGGCTTCGCCGTGACCGTCGCCGGCAACCGCTACGGCAAGGGCTCGTCGCGCGAGCATAGTCCGGCGGCGGAGAAGCTGGCCGGCATCCGCCTGGTCATCGCCCGCAGCTTCGAGCGCATCTATCGCCAGAATGCCGACAACATCGGCCTGTTCACCTCTACCGACTTCAGCCTGCTCAGCCGGCTGGAGCAAGGCGAGTCGATCGACGCCGACAAGCTGGTAACCGGACGCGACGCCATTGCCGCCGCCATCCTGCGGCATGGCGGCCTGCTCAGGTTCGGCCAGGCGTACCTGAGCAACGTCGAACCCGCGCCCTCCGGCCACGCCAGCGGCCCACAGACCCTGTTCGAGAAAATCGTGGAACGCCATCTGCTCGCAACGCCGGTGACGCCGGAGCGCCCGGTCGCGGGCGACGGCATTTTTGTGCGGGCCGACTGGCGCTTTATCCATGAGTACTACACCGGCATGTGCGCCCACATGCTGCACGCGGCGTTCGGCAAGCCGCTGCAGCTCAGGGATGCGGACCGCATCGTGGTGTTCGAGGACCACACCTCCTATGTCAGCGAAAGCCCGGCCCACGTGCGCGGCGGGCTGGTCGACAACGTCGCCCGCATGTGCGCGGCGCAACGCGACTTCGTGCGCGACTACCAGCTCCGGTGCCATCGCACGCTGACCGAGGACGAGTCCCGCGGCGCCGCGGTCGCGCGTGCGGCCGGCATCTCGCACGCCATGATGGCCGAGCGCTATGCGCTGCCCGGGCAAGTCGTGGTCGGCACCGATTCCCACACCCCGCACAGCGGCGCGCTGGGCTGCGTGGCGTTCGGCGTCGGCACCACCGACATGGCCAATGCCTTCGTCACCGGCGCGGTGCGCATGACGCTGCCGCAATGCCTGCTGGTGCGCCTGCACGGCGTGCTGGCACCGGGCGTCACGGCCAAGGACGTGGTGCTGCACCTGCTGGCCCGGGCCGACATCAAGGCCGGGGCCGGCGTCGGCAAGGTGTTCGAGTTCACCGGACCGGTGGTCGGCGCGATGTCGATCGACGAGCGCGCCACGCTGACCAATATGTGCGCCGAGCTGGGAGGCTTCACCGGCATCGTTGCGCCCGATGCCGAGACCGTGCGCTTCCTGAAGGAACGGCGCGGCATCGATTTCGAGATCGAGCCCTGGATGCGCAGCGACGACGGCGCCGCGTTCGGCGCCACCCTCGACATCGACTGCGGCACGCTCGAACCCATGGTGGCCCGCCCCGGCGATCCGGGCAACGGCATGCCGCTCGCCGCACTGACACAGCGGGTGGCCGTGGACATTGCCTACGGTGGCTCCTGCACGGCCGGCAAGCGCGAGGACTTCGACCGGTACCACGAGGTGCTGCACTGGGCCGTGCAGCGCGGCCTGCGCCTTGCGCCGCAGGTCACGCTCTACCTGCAGTTCGGTACCACCGATGTGCGCGACTATTGCATCCGCCAGGGCTACATGGAGACGTTCCAGGCCATCGGTGCGCGCATCCTCCAGCCGTCGTGCGGAGCCTGCGCCAACTGCGGCCCGGGGTCGTCGGAGCGGCCGGAGCAGGTAACGGTCAGCTCGATCAACCGCAACTTTCCCGGGCGCTCGGGTCCGGGGCAGGTCTGGCTGGCGAGCCCGCTAACGGTGGCGGCCAGTGCGATATGCGGGGAACTGGTGTCGTTCGAGGAGCTCCAGCGGCGCTACCGCGATGGCGCGGCGTAG